A section of the Pseudovibrio sp. M1P-2-3 genome encodes:
- the sciP gene encoding CtrA inhibitor SciP translates to MAEHMRSRVKYVIGPDGSPLTIADLPPTTTKRWVIRRKAEVVAAVRGGLLSLDEACSRYTLTVEEFLSWQQSIDQHGLAGLRATRVQDYRN, encoded by the coding sequence ATGGCCGAACATATGCGTTCGAGAGTTAAATATGTCATTGGTCCCGACGGAAGTCCGCTAACGATTGCGGACCTTCCACCTACGACAACGAAACGTTGGGTCATTCGCCGCAAGGCGGAAGTCGTGGCTGCTGTTCGTGGTGGTTTGTTATCGCTTGATGAAGCGTGCAGCCGTTATACACTGACAGTAGAAGAGTTTTTGTCTTGGCAGCAATCCATAGACCAGCATGGTTTGGCAGGGCTTCGTGCCACACGTGTTCAGGACTACCGAAACTAA